The Chitinophaga sp. H8 genome contains a region encoding:
- the secDF gene encoding protein translocase subunit SecDF, whose translation MQLKGLVRFFAIALILISLYQLSFTFLVRNYEKKIDQQAQADVTKQHPTAEQKYPGNKELQAFYSDTLKDFIKQRRQEIADSVGNKEIAGFPWYVTFSKAKERELNLGLDLQGGMNVVLEVSVEDVIRALSGHSKDGAFNKALELAKERRKSSQSDYVTLFGQAYDEVTQGKGSLATIFANAYQKELSFNSSNQQVLDVIRKESRAAIKNTYLVLQKRIDKFGVTQPNISLDENKGIISVELAGVEDNPERIRKYLQASANLEFRETYKNSQEFFTGVLQPMNEALKLAMSGTTPAAAKDSTPAQAAAAPAATDTSATGSLTDYLSKDSAAGKKADSAKSKSELQQEAAKQNPLFTILMPNMTQEGQLIPSPVIGYIQPKDTATFSRYREIPSVKSILPKDAVFVYGPENKTDRNGPLEVYVLKINPANPTPRVGGERVIDARQDFGQNGEPEISMTMDNIGARDWKKLTGELKPTNEQDRSTYNYVAVVLDNIVYSAPSILSEIGGGRSQISGSFTLEEANDLANILKSGKMPAPAKIVQEQIVGPTLGKEAIEGGAMSFAISFAIIFVLMLVYYNTAGWIANIALILNLLFTVGILASLGATLTMPGIAGLVLTIGMAVDSNVVIFERIKDELTHGKSYQQAVTDGYRRSYAPVLDGHITSLLTAIILFYYGLGPVKGFATTQIIGLLLSLFCGIMVSRLVTDYWTNKKRHFKYFTPLSSRIFKHAAFDFVGKRKYAYIISAIVMILGVASFFHGFDYGVDFKGGRSFTVRFEKPMKTDEVREQLKEVFGSEPVVKTVKTTNQLNITTSYKVDEQSLQADAEVTGKLYEGLKKYYEPGVTLEAFSSKYIVGSQSVSATISDDLRAGAMKATVLSLIAIFLYILLRFNKWQYSIGTIFSLLHDVMVTLAVFSFCREIVPFTLEIDQHFIAAILTVIGFSMNDTVIVFDRIREYFRNGNKGTDRNTVINKAINDTLSRTVMTSFTVFLTILILFIFGGEVVRGFAFAMMIGVITGTYSSIFVAAPILVDFDHKNQLSNETEAVPVEKATPLNSKA comes from the coding sequence ATGCAACTTAAAGGACTGGTAAGATTTTTTGCCATCGCACTGATCCTTATCTCTTTGTATCAATTGTCCTTCACATTCTTGGTGCGGAACTATGAGAAGAAGATAGACCAGCAGGCGCAAGCCGATGTGACCAAACAGCACCCTACAGCTGAACAGAAGTATCCCGGTAACAAGGAATTACAAGCCTTCTATAGTGATACGCTGAAAGACTTTATCAAACAAAGAAGACAGGAAATTGCAGACAGCGTAGGCAATAAAGAAATTGCTGGTTTCCCCTGGTATGTAACTTTTTCCAAAGCTAAGGAAAGAGAGTTAAACCTTGGGCTTGACCTGCAAGGGGGGATGAACGTAGTACTGGAAGTTAGCGTGGAGGATGTGATCCGTGCTTTATCCGGCCACTCTAAAGACGGTGCTTTTAACAAAGCCCTGGAACTGGCTAAAGAACGTAGAAAATCCAGCCAGTCTGATTATGTAACATTGTTCGGACAAGCTTATGATGAGGTGACTCAGGGAAAAGGTTCTCTGGCCACCATTTTTGCTAATGCCTACCAGAAAGAACTTTCTTTTAATTCCTCTAATCAGCAGGTATTGGATGTAATCCGCAAGGAATCCCGTGCGGCTATCAAGAATACTTACCTGGTATTGCAGAAAAGGATTGACAAGTTTGGGGTAACCCAACCTAATATCAGCCTGGATGAAAATAAGGGTATTATTTCCGTGGAACTGGCAGGGGTAGAAGATAACCCTGAACGTATCCGGAAATACCTGCAAGCCAGCGCTAACCTCGAATTCCGTGAAACGTACAAAAACAGCCAGGAATTCTTTACAGGTGTTTTACAACCTATGAACGAAGCCCTGAAGCTGGCCATGAGCGGAACTACTCCGGCTGCTGCAAAGGATTCTACACCAGCCCAGGCAGCTGCTGCACCTGCAGCAACTGATACTTCTGCTACAGGTAGTTTAACAGATTATCTGTCTAAAGACAGCGCTGCCGGCAAAAAAGCTGATTCAGCAAAATCCAAATCAGAGCTGCAACAGGAAGCTGCCAAACAGAATCCGCTGTTTACCATCCTGATGCCTAACATGACACAGGAAGGGCAGTTGATTCCCAGCCCGGTAATTGGTTATATCCAGCCAAAAGATACCGCTACCTTTAGCCGTTACCGTGAAATTCCTTCCGTGAAAAGTATTTTACCTAAGGATGCCGTATTTGTTTACGGTCCTGAAAATAAAACAGACAGAAACGGTCCGCTGGAAGTATATGTGCTGAAAATTAACCCGGCTAATCCTACTCCAAGAGTAGGCGGAGAAAGGGTAATTGACGCGCGTCAGGATTTTGGCCAGAATGGCGAGCCTGAGATCAGCATGACCATGGACAACATTGGTGCCCGTGACTGGAAAAAGCTGACCGGTGAACTGAAACCTACCAACGAACAAGATCGTTCTACCTACAACTATGTAGCTGTAGTGCTGGATAATATCGTTTATTCTGCTCCTTCCATCCTGTCTGAAATTGGTGGCGGACGTTCCCAGATCTCCGGTAGCTTTACCCTGGAAGAAGCAAATGACCTTGCCAATATCCTGAAGTCCGGTAAAATGCCTGCACCTGCTAAAATTGTACAGGAGCAGATCGTAGGACCAACCCTGGGTAAAGAAGCGATTGAAGGTGGTGCGATGTCTTTTGCGATCTCCTTTGCTATTATTTTCGTGCTGATGCTGGTGTACTATAACACCGCCGGCTGGATTGCTAATATTGCCCTGATCCTGAACCTGCTGTTTACCGTAGGTATTCTGGCATCCCTGGGTGCTACACTGACCATGCCTGGTATTGCCGGTCTGGTACTGACCATTGGTATGGCGGTGGATTCCAACGTGGTAATTTTTGAAAGGATCAAGGATGAACTTACACATGGCAAGAGTTATCAACAGGCGGTAACAGACGGTTACAGACGCTCTTATGCGCCGGTACTGGATGGTCACATCACCTCCCTGTTAACGGCCATCATCCTGTTTTACTACGGTTTAGGCCCTGTGAAAGGTTTTGCTACCACGCAGATCATCGGTTTGCTGCTGTCATTATTCTGCGGTATCATGGTATCCCGTTTGGTAACTGACTACTGGACCAATAAGAAAAGACACTTTAAATACTTTACTCCATTATCCAGCAGGATTTTCAAACATGCTGCTTTTGACTTCGTAGGCAAAAGAAAGTATGCATACATCATCTCTGCTATTGTAATGATACTGGGTGTGGCTTCCTTCTTCCATGGTTTTGATTATGGGGTAGACTTCAAAGGTGGACGTAGCTTTACTGTCCGTTTTGAAAAACCAATGAAAACTGACGAAGTAAGAGAGCAGCTGAAAGAAGTGTTCGGTTCCGAACCAGTGGTGAAAACTGTAAAAACTACCAACCAGCTGAACATCACTACTTCTTATAAAGTAGATGAACAAAGCTTACAGGCAGATGCTGAAGTAACCGGAAAATTATATGAAGGTTTAAAGAAATACTATGAGCCGGGTGTAACACTGGAAGCATTCTCCAGCAAATACATTGTAGGATCACAGAGTGTATCGGCTACCATTTCCGACGACCTGCGTGCAGGTGCGATGAAGGCGACCGTATTATCACTGATAGCGATCTTCCTTTATATCCTGTTACGTTTTAACAAATGGCAGTATTCTATCGGTACTATCTTCTCTCTGTTGCATGACGTAATGGTAACATTGGCTGTATTCTCTTTCTGCCGTGAAATTGTACCATTCACCCTGGAGATCGACCAGCACTTTATTGCGGCGATCCTGACAGTGATCGGGTTCTCCATGAACGATACGGTGATCGTATTTGACCGTATCCGTGAGTACTTCCGGAACGGTAATAAGGGAACAGACAGGAATACCGTGATCAACAAAGCGATCAACGATACCCTGAGCCGTACAGTAATGACTTCCTTTACTGTATTCCTGACCATCCTGATCCTGTTCATCTTTGGAGGTGAAGTAGTTCGTGGATTTGCATTTGCAATGATGATTGGTGTGATCACCGGTACTTACTCTTCTATTTTTGTGGCAGCACCTATCCTGGTTGACTTTGACCACAAGAATCAGCTGAGCAATGAAACAGAGGCGGTACCTGTTGAAAAAGCTACTCCGCTGAATTCAAAAGCTTAA
- a CDS encoding HesB/IscA family protein encodes METVMNAPLKLTAGAVAELKRLLQEPTEAPYLRVGVKGGGCSGMSYILGFDARLEDDELFDISGIPVIMKKAHTIYLAGMEIDFKDGLNARGFVFQNPNASSSCGCGSSFAV; translated from the coding sequence ATGGAAACGGTTATGAATGCACCGTTAAAATTAACGGCGGGCGCGGTTGCAGAATTGAAAAGACTGTTACAGGAGCCTACAGAAGCGCCTTATTTACGCGTGGGTGTAAAAGGGGGCGGTTGCTCCGGTATGTCTTATATACTTGGATTTGATGCCAGACTGGAAGATGATGAACTATTTGATATTTCCGGGATCCCGGTAATTATGAAAAAGGCGCATACCATTTACCTGGCCGGAATGGAGATTGATTTTAAAGACGGATTAAATGCCCGTGGGTTTGTGTTCCAGAACCCGAATGCGTCTTCTTCCTGTGGCTGCGGCAGCTCATTTGCAGTATAA
- a CDS encoding carboxypeptidase-like regulatory domain-containing protein translates to MLILCTTASILYGQQQLQGHVYGKDSLALASVSIQNKSTGYGTISSPSGYFELTAHNGDTLLLSAVGYVSMLRIVTKDHLRGQMRLYLKQQVFELNTFQIEQRNHKKDSLATREEYDRIFNYRLPKVGEVIAIMPVGIAVNINQLYKLLSFKKNRDKFRFKDRLIQHEREAYVDHRYTPEVVERWTGLRGDSLAEFIRLYRPSYQFLANAPEYDLLYFIKTAYKQYSDSLQRLAH, encoded by the coding sequence TTGTTGATACTATGCACTACTGCCTCCATACTTTATGGACAACAGCAGTTGCAGGGCCACGTTTATGGAAAGGATTCCCTGGCGCTTGCCAGTGTTTCCATTCAAAACAAAAGTACCGGGTATGGCACTATCAGTAGCCCTTCCGGATATTTTGAACTTACTGCTCACAACGGAGATACCCTCCTGTTATCGGCGGTAGGCTACGTGTCCATGTTACGTATCGTTACCAAAGATCATCTCCGGGGCCAGATGCGACTGTATTTAAAACAACAGGTATTTGAGCTGAACACCTTTCAGATAGAACAACGTAATCACAAAAAAGATTCCCTGGCTACCCGGGAGGAATATGACCGGATCTTCAACTATCGCCTGCCTAAAGTAGGAGAAGTTATTGCCATTATGCCTGTTGGTATAGCTGTAAATATTAACCAACTGTATAAATTATTATCCTTTAAAAAGAACCGGGATAAGTTCCGGTTCAAAGACCGCCTGATCCAACATGAACGGGAGGCCTATGTAGACCACCGTTACACCCCTGAAGTAGTAGAACGGTGGACTGGCCTCCGGGGCGACAGTCTCGCAGAATTTATCCGCCTGTACCGTCCCAGCTATCAATTTCTGGCCAATGCCCCCGAATACGACCTGCTGTATTTTATTAAAACAGCTTATAAGCAGTACAGTGATAGCTTACAACGGCTTGCACATTAG